TTTGTCTAATTCCGTCAAAATTAACCTCAAGTGGGtcaaatgtttcagaaaaaaattaccaCGTGCCATGAAGATATAAATTTTGGCGAATCCGTGCTGGATGATTATTGATACATGACCTGTTGATCTTGCCTGTGTGAATATTTGTCAATAATTCTTTCTATATAGCAtgtttattaagataaaatacttGTTCCGGCACTAACACACTACtcagtaattaaaaagaaaaattcagtttgCATTTAGCtgaatgccaaaattttattgCTGGTTTTCGGCATAtagtgttataaatataattattataaatgttttaatgatgattctgttaatttaatttaaccttGTTCCTTCAAATGAAATACATACCTGCAATCATCGGAAACAGGATATATGATTTTTTCTGTATTGATTATGCAAGGCATGTTTCAGGATATTGTAGAGAAAAGTTATTTATCCAGTGAAATGTGACTTTATAGACAAATAGTGTCAAAACTTTTTAGTTCTTTTCCAAACTTCTGTATTAATGGCGTACTGTTGACAAACGTTTAACTTAAATCCATGCCtgtgaaaaaatttaactttaaccACATATCGTTGTCAAATTATTTCAACAGACTAATTTAGCATCTTCGGTGAGTAACATTTGGTTGCTATACACATGACATTTTTAGTGATTATTTTGTGGTATGTGATTTACACACAAGTATCtaacattttctgtttttcatcTGGTATTaccttttatattaataatatctcctttcctattttgtatatttttatagaaactatattttagaaattgtattgcacttttattttaaatttgttttgtgaaaATTCCTAGCAACCAATTATTGTCCAGATTTCATCCTGGGAATAGTGATATTAGCCATACACATATTAATTGGGAATATATAGTATCAATCTCTTATATTAATAGTATCTGGCTTATTTGCATGATATTAGCGAATGCATTCAATAGATTAACATGACATCTTTTGGCAATTTATTGTTGGTATGCGGCTAATACAGAAGTACaaattattcagttttgaaatgttgatccattttattaaaaataagctgttttcttttattaaaatactgttaCTTGCGtcttattttagaatattcattttagGTTCATtatgttttggaattttataaaaaaaaattcaagaattcaaatacagagttttaattataaatgtgtaatttaatttctgagaagttggcctttttaaaaattatagaattaaagtTACTGTATGTAGGCTAAGTGTTATTGTATTCAGGTTGCTATAATTATTGCTAAATATCACATTCTCCTtcaattgttataattaaagagaggttttctatttttattaatagaaattactttaatgaaaaaataaaacataatgataAAGTAGATTACATGAAAATACTAATATGATATCATGTAAATAAAgtaacataaaagataatttaataatagagaGAAATAAAGGAGAGAATATATTGTGGAAAagatgtgcttttaaaaaaaaactattgaattaaaattttaattttgaaaataagtttcttttatatattgcTTGATAAAAAAACAGAAGTAGTGTATTTAAGTTATATAAGATCTATGAGGAAGTCATCTATTAAAAAGCTTTTAGACAAAAACCAAACACGtatatactcaaaaaaaaaaaaaaatgtaagtaaaatttgtatttacatgATAAATCTTTTTTCAACCCATTCAAACATAGGATAACAAACCTTCTGTTCATAAAAGctcatatttctttttcttttcttttttttttttcttcttcttcttttttccttttttgcatttaCTTTGAGAGAGAATCAAAACTTTCTCTAATATACATTAAACtattttgcttgaaaaatgtTGTCATCAAAATCCATAAACCAAAGTGAAATGATATCAAAAATCTAAAGAGAAtagagacaaaaaaattaaattgttcccTCTTGTATAATGCATGGACGGAAACTTGGAGTCAAATAGCTTCTGTCGAATGTCTTTTATTCAAAACTGTGGCTTTGTTCGACTCCTAGTATTTTGAAAACCCCTGACTGATTTGGAGATCGCAGATAATACATGCATAGTATCTGGCCTGAAATTATCTTAAGCCAGAGCAGCATAGCTATAAAAGGGCTTTCCTTTTTTCTGAAGTGGCAAGATCTTGATTTAATTTGGAGAAAGTGTCAAAATGACTCCGTTACCATTCAAAGGCTAGATTACGTTACTGTTAGGATGTGACTCGCGaaggatgacacgatatatttaataaaaatgctaaattcttgcCAAAAgttatgacaagtttattacagaATAGACAACAAACTTTGGGGtagaccattcccgctggtttaTTATTCTGTTGAGCTTGAGTTCACTAAGATTACTtgagaaagttttcattttaattgataagtttgtcaatttttatagcattattatgACTAAAATGACAAATCTAAAATTGTCTCTTATTCCGAAACATTAGAggagtaattaattaattactagaGTTAAAAGTCTTAAAGGGTAGTgtataagaattcgaaaaatgttaaacacagaatttctttttttgcttttttttaataaacaaatagaagaaataaacagaaaaacgttttgagttaaacggttgaaatttggtataggatttttatatcaaatttacagACCTCTGTGTGTAAAATCTGCTCAGAACGACTGTTCAaatatataagttaacatgataactgcaaaatgaagagagctagatagataagatttggttcGCAGATAAAGCATCTATGGTGTAGAAaactatcgaattttgaacgaaaactaACAAAGGGTTGACTGTGGGTCGGCCAGGACTTTCAGAATCATGTAACCACAGTgattcaaaagcgcaatgatttCGATTCAATCAGTTTGAgtaaaacgtgtctaaaatacaaattccatttttggatactgttaactgcatgccagagactaatcgccaaaaaattcactTGGGATGACCCGACTGATTCATGCTAAATtgtcgccaaaagttaatattttgtaactattttatgCCAGTGCCTTGCGAGgcattctctggtatgacaagattattagagagcatgcgaaaAAGACAGACAATTTGGGGAGATAACTGGGGAGACAATTTCGCTGCTTTTTTACTCGcattcaaagagaaagtattgttatcttCAAAGAATTTGATTGATTTCCAAGTTTCAGATCCCTCTCCCTAGAGGAATTATGTTGAAAAACGAACATACGaatgaaattatgtttgtttttcaaTAGGATAACACAAAATTGctttgatgaaatttagtatgtgatttttacaccttatttgcagatttttataaaatttttaacaaaatctatttTGAGGAAGTCAATCTGCGTGTCTGTCCCGTACAAAAgaacaagtttagtttagttatattaaatcccgttttaaagcaacgctaaggCTATTTTGCGACGGACCTCATTATTTTGAATCGTTGTCAGATACGAagtacgacacctgagctgacacccctaCTCCAAACTGCCACATAACATCAGCGGAAAGACGTTTGGCcccggcggatttaacgtgcacaagacccgcttacacgacggttcttcggtggaatcagatcTTGAACTtggaaaccctccgattccgaagccgagaccttaccaccaggccaccgcattCCATGCAAAAGAACAAGGTTACTACAAAAGGCaagtagctaaataaataaaaaccgaCGCACAATCTTTTTTTCGAATCTAAATTATcatcagaaaaactgaaaataacttATTCTAATTTAATCATATGGCATTAACAAGCAttctaaagcaaaaatataaatactcactttgttattatatttttaatggaggAACTTTATGTCAGACAAAGAGTAAAGTGtcttgaaataatgttttataataaactttttatctaCAGGAAAAAATTATTGCTTCGTGCAAATATTATGCTTctttctctaaatttaattttttttcaataatttataagctGCTTTTCTAATTGCTGGCATATCTTAAATGTGTATACAAAAATGCACtacttcttcataaaaatattgattcgCCATCTTTTCTTAATCTGTGTATATAAAGCTGAATGTCCGTATGAACACAATTCCACACTTTGAACGAATTCGAATGAGGATCTCGAATTCCAACAAATATTTGTTAGGAAGGCTTAGCGGCGCTATTAGGGGCTTTCTGTGCTCTCTAAATGGGGTGAAAAATGCAAAAGCTATTTTGCATTTTCCCaccataaattcaaaaaatatcattagaaaaaaaatacctttatatcatcttaaattttttttaaaaaaaattagtctttcAATGACATCAATTATATGTATTTTCacgtaattttttcttcattcttaattttttaaagttcagtagaataaaatttgcaactattcaattttttttttttttttttgtcgaaatgtTAAACATATTATCACTTTGCTATCATATTTATCTGTCGGTAACTTTTTGCCAACGCTAAATTTAAGTTGCTGTCTTTTTTCATCTTTGCTTTTATTATgtcaaacaaaagcaaaaatgtaCAGTAATAAATGTATGCACAGCAATTCCTTACTAAACattgccttttaaaattttaatgaacccAGATTATCATTATCAtatatcatttcctttttttccaaCTGTTGTTTTAGTTTTTTTGCTGCATTGATTAAGAACAAATCGATTGCTTGAAGCGAGAGTGGAGTATTGAAGATAGCATGCctgatgtttttttcttttctttttttactgaagAGTAAACTCGGTAAACTTTGTATAAAAGAAAGAGTATGGAGAATGACTCATTTTCCATAAAAGTATTTCTCACAAAATACTTTGTACAATATTTACAGTTACAGTATAACAACTTGAAACATGACaatttgatgataattattaagatattagatttataaacaatttaaaatattaaaaaagaaaaaaaaagttccactctTCTTTTAAATACGGAAGAAATGAGACATagctttaaaagttaaaatccaTACAGAATTTAAGCTTAGCCTAAAAGTAGTATGTTtgtattaataaactttttatgaaaaaaaaaatgtgtttatagtATCAGAACTACTTTTCTCCTTACACGTTTGTAATTTCTAACCATTAATATTAGGAACTACAAGTCAATATTTCTGTCATTTGTTTAATTGCTGAAATATAACAAGTTTGCAAGCATAATGAAAGAACTCAAAATGAGACATTTTTACCAGACAACAGCTTGTTTACTGCTTTTAAAAGCtgattaataaaatgtatcataatggaaactttcttttcttttgcaaaagatgccacataaataataataataaaaaaaaatcaactttgacaaaaaaaaatctacatcatGTGTACATGCTGTGCGAATCGccgtgaaaaaaaatttagagaaatggcaaagataatgtatattttcaaatcagtccttaaaaaaaacatgataatggatccaataaaaatacttatacaaAGTTAcaaatgttactttatttttaaagaaaaatatttacaagcatGCAAGATTCGATGTATTTGTATACACCAGTAAAggcataattaaataaaacttcaaggAAAAAAGCCTATACGGGGGGAAAAAAAGGACCTTCatcattttgttataatataagTGGGTcaacaaatgtttcttttttaaaaaaaatttaaaaatatatgcatataaaaaatatagaacatcccgttaaattataatttctctttCGCATAGGCCAGTAAACACTCAGCGTTCTCTGAACATGTTCGAGAGAAAGAAGCTTAAAACTGTCTTTGGCCCAGTACTAGAGAGAGGATGTAAGCGAACAAGATTccattttgaattatacaaactctATAAGCAACCACAGCAACACTGGTTATTCGGAGCAATAATTTAAGATGTCCTGGCCGTATCTGGAGAAGCCCAGAAAACAGCGCCTtcaaaatatccacttttaaaaatcctatggGATCCTGGATGACAGGGAGACCTCCAATTAGATGGTTGAATGATGTGGAAAGAGATCTGAatgttctgaggataaagaactgGAAGGGAGTTGCGGGAAATAGAAAGCGCTGGAAAGTGCGCGTGGTTGAGGCAGCCAAGGTCTGCAAGGGGCTGTTGTGTGTTGTGCTCATAAAGAAGATAGGccattaaatgtcttttaaaatttcctgGTTAAGAAAACGCTTTATTACATACGTCACAACTTGggtctttctttaaatgtttgcTTAAAATGCTTTGATGAGAACACCCTTTATTGCATATACACAAACCTATGGGTTCTTCTAcgtatgtgtttttaaaattataatcaggAAAAATGCCTTACTGAAGATACTACACACATACAGATTTTTCCGCATGCGTCAATAAATGCTTCCTTAATGTGCTTCGATAAGAAAACGGTTCATTACACACATCACAAttatacggtttctctttcgtatgcgtcagtaaatgtgttttcaaatttgattgtTGAAAAAACGCTTTATTACACTTatcacaaatatatggtttctctttcgtatgcgtcagtaaatgtttctttaaatttcctttgaGAGAAAAAGCTTTGTTGCACACATCACAAACATACGACTTTTCTTTTGTATGGGTCAgtaaatgtaatttcaaattccCCTTCAGAGAAAAGGCTTTATTACACATATTGCAAACATGCGCTTTCTCTTTTGTATGGGTCAGTAAATGTCTTTTCAAATTTACCAATACAGAAAACGTTTTATTACACACATCACAGATATAtggtttctcttttgtatgcctccttaaatgtctctttaaatttcCTATTACAGAAAATCCTTTATTACACATATCACAAACATAAGATTTCTCATTCGTATGCGTCcgtaaatgtatctttaaatagTGGATCTGAGAAAATGCCTTATTGCAAATATTACAGACGTGCGATTTCCCTTCCGTATGAGACActaaatgtctttttaaactgCTTCGACCAGAAAACGCTTTTTTACACACGTCACAAGCATAAGATTTGTCTTTCGTATGCGTCcgtaaatgtgattttaaaaaccTCATCTGAGAAAACGACGTATTGCAAATACCACAAATGTATGGTTTCTCATGTGTATGCGTCACATAATGTGATTTCAAATTTCCTTGTtgagaaaatgctttattacagACATCACAAAcatatggtttctctttcgtatgcgtcagtaaatgtgtctttaaatttcTTGGTGCAGCAAATCTTTTATTGCACACATCACAAGCATATGGTTTTTCTTCGTATAAGGATTCTTTCGTATGAGTCAATAAATGGGTCTTTAAGGTAATTCGTTGAGAAAACGCTTTATTACAGAcatcacaaacatacggtttctctttcatATGCGTCATTAAATACGTCTTTAAACTTGCCTGCTGAGAATACGATTCACTGCACATTTCTTTCGTGGGCGAGCAGAAATCTTACCTTAAATTGCTTTGATTAGAAAATGCCTCACTGTAAGTATTACAAAGATAAGGTTTTACTTTCACATGTGTTAGCAAATGactctttaaaataatcttttcaaagaaaatgtttcgCCTTTTTTT
The window above is part of the Argiope bruennichi chromosome 7, qqArgBrue1.1, whole genome shotgun sequence genome. Proteins encoded here:
- the LOC129976180 gene encoding zinc finger protein 431-like — its product is MCSESYSQQASLKTYLMTHMKEKPYVCDVCNKAFSQRITLKTHLLTHTKESLYEEKPYACDVCNKRFAAPRNLKTHLLTHTKEKPYVCDVCNKAFSQQGNLKSHYVTHTHEKPYICGICNTSFSQMRFLKSHLRTHTKDKSYACDVCKKAFSGRSSLKRHLVSHTEGKSHVCNICNKAFSQIHYLKIHLRTHTNEKSYVCDMCNKGFSVIGNLKRHLRRHTKEKPYICDVCNKTFSVLVNLKRHLLTHTKEKAHVCNMCNKAFSLKGNLKLHLLTHTKEKSYVCDVCNKAFSLKGNLKKHLLTHTKEKPYICDKCNKAFFQQSNLKTHLLTHTKEKPYNCDVCNEPFSYRSTLRKHLLTHAEKSVCV